One Desulforhopalus sp. DNA segment encodes these proteins:
- a CDS encoding YaiI/YqxD family protein, translated as MKIWVDADACPVAMKEILFRAAERTRIQLTLIANQPLKVPPSPWIGFLRVAPGFDVADNEIVKRLTAGDLVITGDIPLAAAVLEKGGHALNPRGELYLPDTIRARLQMRDFMDALRASGVDTGGPAAQSKSDRQNFANQLDAFLSRHGRKSC; from the coding sequence ATGAAGATATGGGTTGACGCCGATGCCTGCCCGGTGGCGATGAAGGAAATTTTATTCAGAGCTGCCGAGCGCACCCGGATACAGTTGACCCTGATCGCCAATCAACCTCTTAAGGTGCCGCCCTCGCCGTGGATAGGTTTTCTTCGAGTAGCGCCCGGATTTGATGTTGCCGACAACGAGATCGTTAAACGACTCACCGCCGGCGACCTTGTTATCACCGGTGACATCCCCCTGGCGGCAGCGGTTCTTGAGAAAGGCGGGCATGCCCTCAATCCCCGGGGTGAGCTTTATCTGCCGGATACTATCAGGGCGCGCCTGCAAATGCGCGACTTCATGGACGCCCTGCGCGCAAGTGGCGTAGATACCGGTGGCCCGGCGGCACAAAGTAAAAGTGACCGGCAAAATTTTGCCAATCAGCTCGATGCCTTTTTATCTCGGCATGGCAGGAAGAGCTGCTGA
- a CDS encoding ankyrin, whose product MTDKNPKNNPTPCPTCQGKKMIEGVCEVNSEWRGSGGELSNDTQCTPDQVCPTCKGKGYE is encoded by the coding sequence ATGACTGACAAAAACCCCAAAAATAACCCTACTCCCTGTCCAACCTGCCAAGGAAAAAAGATGATCGAAGGCGTCTGCGAGGTGAATTCGGAATGGCGCGGCAGTGGCGGTGAGCTTTCCAACGACACCCAATGCACCCCCGACCAGGTCTGCCCGACCTGTAAAGGCAAGGGTTACGAGTAA
- the eno gene encoding phosphopyruvate hydratase, which yields MKDTIAAVRGMEILDSRGNPTVRVFVELEDGTSSSASVPSGASTGENEAIELRDGDKDRYLGKGVLKAVDNVNTIIGPALLGMSAIQQVAIDQAMLELDGTVNKSNLGANAILGVSMAVARAAAASCRLPLYRYLGGAGARRIPVPAMNIINGGAHADNSVDIQEFMAVPVGAPTFREGLRYIAETFHILKKILKSRGMATSVGDEGGFAPNLASNEEVMDVIMEAIDKAGYVPGQDIAISLDSAASSFSTNLTSEYDLKWSGGGKMSSADLIEMAVRWVDKYPIVSWEDPLAENDWDGFKKLTARVGDEIDIVGDDIFVTNTQYIARGIEEATANSVLIKLNQIGTVSESIDAVRMCRDAGWRYFISHRSGETEDTFLADFAVAMDGGQLKTGSASRSERIAKYNRLLEIEQELGESASYYW from the coding sequence ATGAAAGACACAATTGCAGCTGTTCGTGGCATGGAGATCCTTGATTCCCGTGGCAATCCGACCGTTCGGGTGTTTGTCGAACTGGAAGACGGCACCTCCAGTTCCGCATCCGTTCCCTCCGGCGCCAGCACCGGTGAAAACGAGGCCATTGAACTGCGCGATGGCGATAAAGACCGCTACCTCGGCAAGGGTGTCCTCAAGGCGGTGGACAACGTCAACACCATCATCGGTCCGGCCCTGCTGGGCATGTCGGCGATCCAGCAGGTGGCAATCGACCAGGCAATGCTCGAACTCGACGGCACCGTCAACAAGTCGAACCTCGGCGCCAATGCCATCCTCGGCGTGTCCATGGCGGTTGCCAGGGCGGCCGCGGCCTCATGCAGACTGCCGCTGTACCGCTATCTCGGCGGCGCCGGGGCCAGAAGGATCCCGGTGCCGGCGATGAATATCATCAACGGCGGTGCCCACGCCGACAACAGCGTCGATATCCAGGAGTTCATGGCAGTGCCGGTCGGTGCCCCGACCTTCCGGGAAGGCCTGCGCTACATCGCCGAAACCTTTCATATCCTGAAAAAGATACTAAAGAGCCGGGGTATGGCGACAAGTGTCGGCGACGAGGGCGGTTTTGCCCCCAATCTCGCCAGCAACGAAGAGGTCATGGATGTCATCATGGAGGCGATCGACAAGGCCGGTTACGTACCCGGCCAGGACATCGCCATCTCCCTCGATAGTGCCGCCAGTTCTTTTTCTACCAATCTCACCAGCGAATACGACCTGAAATGGTCGGGCGGCGGCAAGATGAGCTCCGCCGATCTCATCGAGATGGCGGTAAGGTGGGTGGACAAATACCCCATCGTCTCCTGGGAAGACCCGCTGGCCGAAAACGACTGGGACGGTTTTAAAAAGCTCACCGCCCGGGTCGGCGATGAGATCGACATCGTCGGCGACGATATCTTTGTCACCAATACCCAGTACATCGCCCGGGGCATTGAAGAGGCTACCGCTAATTCAGTGCTGATCAAGCTCAACCAGATCGGCACGGTTTCCGAAAGCATTGACGCGGTGCGGATGTGCCGCGACGCCGGCTGGCGATACTTCATCTCCCACCGCTCGGGAGAAACCGAGGACACCTTCCTTGCCGACTTTGCCGTGGCCATGGATGGCGGGCAACTGAAAACCGGCTCCGCCTCACGCAGCGAACGGATCGCCAAATACAACCGCCTGCTGGAGATCGAGCAGGAATTGGGTGAATCGGCAAGCTATTACTGGTAA